From Capillibacterium thermochitinicola, a single genomic window includes:
- a CDS encoding M16 family metallopeptidase, translating to MRSFWKIRACLLLIIVTLLSPIVLGAEGDFTEQTFPNGIRFVYRQIPKAKKVAARIIVPVGFLHEPQEHLEITHLVEHLVFRGNGEVTLSDSPDLTDKKGNTYNAFTTLNRTEYVLESTPENLTEALSFFMDLILHPAFDPSDIEKEKKIVTIERAMRSTPGNVFLTYLNHLTQNQLDSKIHAIDRQTLLAFHHQYYSTDQLTVIITGNFNKDEIAGYLASLPKPDKETARKNHLRPTSPLDKDIILEDYLPGEKYRLLFGINLKKMKGKDLVIAKTLPYILTFESRQYDYVTNRPLDYDIYLFTLGEDFYLIFEYKDVQEEYTPEISKWHERNIKRYYNYLKAKDFSQFTKALSTSLEKTLKLTESSPILLNEYYAKLIFEPTTISKADLATIKRLSSNDLKKFVENYLADQTYHKVVIKAN from the coding sequence ATGCGTTCCTTTTGGAAAATCCGGGCTTGCCTTTTACTGATCATCGTAACGCTCCTCAGCCCCATCGTCCTGGGGGCGGAAGGGGATTTTACGGAGCAGACCTTCCCAAACGGAATTAGATTCGTTTACAGGCAGATTCCCAAGGCCAAAAAAGTTGCCGCCCGGATCATCGTCCCGGTCGGTTTTCTCCATGAGCCCCAGGAACACCTGGAAATCACCCATCTGGTGGAGCATTTGGTTTTTCGCGGCAATGGCGAAGTTACTTTATCGGATTCCCCCGATTTGACGGATAAAAAAGGCAATACTTATAATGCCTTTACCACCTTAAACCGGACGGAATATGTATTGGAATCGACTCCCGAAAACCTGACCGAAGCTTTGTCCTTCTTTATGGATCTCATTCTCCATCCGGCCTTTGACCCGAGTGACATTGAAAAAGAAAAAAAGATCGTCACCATTGAGAGAGCGATGCGCTCAACACCGGGTAATGTGTTTTTAACGTATCTAAACCACTTGACCCAAAACCAGCTGGATTCAAAGATCCACGCCATTGACCGCCAGACCCTTCTGGCTTTCCATCATCAATACTACTCAACCGACCAGTTAACCGTGATCATCACCGGTAACTTCAATAAAGATGAAATTGCCGGTTATCTGGCTTCCCTCCCTAAACCGGATAAAGAAACCGCCCGAAAAAACCATCTCCGTCCAACCAGTCCCCTCGACAAAGATATCATTTTGGAGGATTATTTACCGGGCGAGAAATACCGGCTGTTGTTTGGGATTAATCTAAAAAAAATGAAAGGGAAGGACCTGGTCATCGCCAAAACCCTCCCCTATATCCTGACCTTCGAATCACGCCAGTATGATTATGTTACAAACCGTCCCCTCGACTACGATATTTATCTTTTCACCCTTGGCGAGGATTTTTACTTAATCTTTGAATACAAAGATGTTCAAGAAGAATACACGCCAGAGATTAGTAAGTGGCACGAACGAAATATTAAACGATACTATAACTACCTGAAAGCAAAAGATTTTTCTCAATTCACAAAAGCCTTGTCCACGAGTCTGGAGAAAACACTGAAACTAACCGAATCTTCGCCCATCCTTTTAAATGAGTATTACGCAAAATTAATCTTCGAACCGACTACTATTTCCAAGGCGGATCTGGCAACAATTA